In Neisseria animalis, a single window of DNA contains:
- the folP gene encoding dihydropteroate synthase, with amino-acid sequence MSSGIWQAGRFQIGLERPQIMGIVNITPDSFSDGGTYSQNIQTALQHAEQLLKDGADILDIGGESTRPGAAYVSPEEEWVRVRPILAEVAKWGVPVSLDTRRTEVMAKALESGGADIINDVAALTDVGAVELLARQNDTGICLMHMQGMPETMQDNPHYQDVVGEVAHFLNGRAAVCAAAGIASERLVLDPGFGFGKTLQHNIALMRHLPELMEATGLPLLIGVSRKRMIGELTGEQNAAERVYGSVAAALASVARGAQIIRVHDVKATADALKVWQALGVFEAV; translated from the coding sequence ATGAGTTCAGGCATCTGGCAGGCCGGCCGTTTTCAAATCGGCTTGGAACGTCCGCAGATTATGGGCATCGTCAACATTACCCCCGATTCGTTTTCCGACGGCGGAACGTATTCGCAAAATATACAGACGGCCTTGCAGCACGCCGAGCAGTTGCTGAAAGACGGTGCGGATATTTTGGATATCGGCGGCGAATCGACGCGGCCGGGCGCGGCTTATGTATCGCCTGAAGAAGAGTGGGTGAGGGTGCGGCCGATACTGGCGGAAGTGGCCAAATGGGGCGTGCCCGTCAGCTTGGATACGCGCCGTACCGAAGTGATGGCCAAGGCTTTGGAATCGGGCGGTGCGGACATTATCAACGACGTGGCCGCACTGACCGATGTTGGTGCGGTGGAACTGCTGGCGCGGCAAAACGATACGGGAATCTGCCTGATGCACATGCAGGGTATGCCCGAAACCATGCAGGATAATCCGCATTATCAGGATGTGGTCGGCGAAGTGGCGCATTTTTTAAACGGACGTGCGGCGGTATGCGCGGCGGCGGGCATTGCTTCGGAGCGGCTTGTACTCGATCCCGGTTTCGGTTTCGGCAAAACGCTGCAACACAATATCGCGCTGATGCGGCATTTGCCCGAATTGATGGAGGCAACGGGGCTGCCGCTGCTTATTGGTGTGTCGCGCAAGCGCATGATCGGCGAGTTGACGGGCGAGCAAAATGCCGCCGAACGCGTGTACGGCAGCGTGGCCGCCGCGTTGGCCTCGGTTGCGCGCGGCGCGCAGATTATCCGTGTGCACGATGTCAAAGCCACGGCAGATGCGCTGAAGGTTTGGCAGGCCTTGGGTGTGTTCGAGGCCGTCTGA
- a CDS encoding DUF2628 domain-containing protein, with translation MKQYKIYENEATKKIEAVKIGWSWPGFFFGLIWALVKKLWAVAIGLLVLQIINLLLSAMLEAGDNDVLIIISSIFFLLTSIVIPIIIGVQGNSWREKKLISRGFVYKDVINAGTPEGALSFYMMKNK, from the coding sequence ATGAAGCAATATAAAATCTATGAAAACGAAGCCACAAAAAAGATTGAAGCCGTTAAAATCGGCTGGTCTTGGCCCGGATTTTTCTTTGGTTTGATTTGGGCACTGGTGAAAAAATTATGGGCGGTTGCCATCGGTTTGCTGGTTTTGCAAATCATCAACCTGCTGTTGAGCGCAATGCTGGAGGCCGGCGACAACGATGTCTTAATCATCATTTCATCGATTTTCTTCCTTCTTACTTCGATTGTTATTCCCATCATCATCGGCGTACAGGGTAACTCTTGGCGTGAGAAAAAACTCATCAGCCGCGGCTTTGTCTACAAAGATGTTATCAATGCCGGAACTCCCGAGGGCGCGCTGTCTTTCTACATGATGAAAAACAAATAA
- the serS gene encoding serine--tRNA ligase, whose protein sequence is MLDIQQLRSHTAEVAERLAQRGYDFDTARFNALEEQRKAVQVKTEELQAARNSISKQIGALKGQGKHDEAQEAMNQVAQIKADLEQAAADLDAVQKELDAWLLTIPNLPHESVPQGKDETENVEVRKVGTPREFDFEIKDHVDLGEPLGLDFEGGAKLSGARFTVMKGQIARLHRALAQFMLDTHTLKHGYTEHYTPYIVDDLTLQGTGQLPKFAEDLFHVTRGGDESKKTQYLIPTAEVTLTNTVADSIVAEADLPLKMTAHSPCFRSEAGAYGKDVRGLIRQHQFDKVEMVQIAHPEKSYEALEEMVGHAENILKALELPYRVITLCTGDMGFGATKTYDLEVWVPAQNTYREISSCSNCEDFQARRMKARFKDENGKNRLVHTLNGSGLAVGRTLVAVLENHQNADGSINIPAALQPYMGGATKLEIQ, encoded by the coding sequence ATGTTAGACATCCAACAGCTCCGCAGCCATACCGCCGAAGTTGCCGAACGCTTGGCGCAACGCGGTTACGATTTTGATACCGCCCGTTTTAACGCTCTGGAAGAACAACGCAAAGCCGTTCAGGTCAAAACCGAAGAACTGCAAGCCGCGCGCAACAGCATTTCCAAGCAAATCGGCGCGCTAAAAGGCCAAGGCAAACACGACGAAGCGCAGGAAGCAATGAATCAGGTCGCGCAAATCAAAGCAGATCTGGAGCAGGCCGCCGCCGATTTGGATGCCGTGCAAAAAGAGCTGGACGCTTGGCTGCTGACCATTCCCAACCTGCCGCACGAGAGCGTGCCGCAAGGTAAAGATGAAACCGAAAACGTAGAAGTCCGCAAAGTCGGCACACCGCGCGAATTTGATTTTGAAATCAAAGACCACGTTGATTTGGGCGAGCCGCTGGGCTTGGATTTTGAAGGCGGTGCGAAACTCTCCGGCGCACGTTTTACCGTGATGAAAGGCCAAATCGCCCGCCTGCACCGCGCATTGGCGCAATTTATGCTCGATACGCATACGCTGAAACACGGTTATACCGAACACTACACCCCCTACATCGTAGATGATTTAACCTTACAGGGAACGGGGCAGCTGCCGAAGTTTGCCGAAGATTTGTTCCATGTAACCCGTGGCGGCGACGAGAGCAAGAAAACCCAATACCTGATTCCGACGGCGGAAGTTACACTGACCAACACCGTAGCCGACAGCATCGTTGCCGAAGCCGATTTGCCGCTGAAAATGACCGCCCATTCGCCGTGTTTCCGCTCCGAAGCGGGGGCATACGGCAAAGACGTGCGCGGCCTGATCCGCCAGCACCAGTTTGACAAAGTGGAAATGGTGCAGATTGCCCATCCCGAAAAGTCTTATGAAGCTTTGGAAGAAATGGTCGGCCATGCCGAGAATATCTTGAAAGCCTTGGAGCTGCCTTATCGCGTGATTACCCTGTGTACGGGCGACATGGGCTTTGGCGCAACCAAAACTTACGATTTGGAAGTGTGGGTACCCGCGCAAAACACTTACCGCGAGATTTCCAGCTGCTCCAACTGCGAAGACTTCCAAGCACGCCGCATGAAAGCACGTTTCAAAGACGAAAACGGCAAAAACCGTTTGGTGCACACGCTCAACGGCTCCGGCTTGGCAGTCGGCCGTACTTTGGTGGCGGTCTTGGAAAACCACCAAAATGCAGACGGCAGCATCAATATTCCGGCCGCGCTGCAGCCTTATATGGGCGGTGCAACGAAATTAGAAATCCAATAA
- the yaaA gene encoding peroxide stress protein YaaA: MFFVLSPAKNLNEKDTAPVSDFTQPDLLDEASILMSELRRLAPQQIAELMHVSDKIALLNAERNASWHTPFTPENAKQAVYMFNGDVYEGIDAPSLNPTQIQYLQNHVRLLSGLYGLLRPLDLMQPYRLEMGTAFANSRGKNLYEFWGNRITDLLNDTLAQANSDTLINLASQEYFKSVNTKKLKAQLITPVFKDEKNGTYKVISFYAKRARGLMVRYAAEHNITRPQDLQNFDYEGYAFNPAASSEHEWVFMRKEQSK, encoded by the coding sequence ATGTTTTTTGTTTTATCCCCCGCCAAAAACCTCAACGAAAAAGATACCGCCCCCGTCAGCGACTTTACCCAACCTGATTTGCTGGACGAAGCCTCTATTTTAATGAGCGAACTGCGCCGCCTTGCCCCCCAGCAAATTGCCGAATTGATGCATGTTTCCGATAAAATCGCCCTGCTCAATGCCGAGCGCAACGCCTCATGGCACACCCCGTTTACCCCCGAAAACGCCAAGCAGGCAGTATATATGTTCAACGGCGACGTTTACGAAGGCATAGACGCACCCTCCCTCAATCCCACCCAAATCCAATATCTGCAAAACCACGTCCGCCTGCTGTCCGGCCTGTACGGACTGCTCCGTCCGCTCGATCTGATGCAGCCCTACCGTCTCGAAATGGGCACCGCATTTGCCAACTCGCGCGGCAAAAACCTTTACGAATTTTGGGGCAACCGCATTACCGACCTGCTCAACGACACGCTTGCACAAGCAAACAGCGACACACTGATTAATCTCGCCTCCCAAGAATACTTCAAATCCGTCAACACCAAAAAACTGAAGGCGCAACTGATTACCCCCGTCTTCAAAGACGAGAAAAACGGCACTTACAAAGTCATCAGCTTCTATGCCAAACGCGCACGCGGCCTGATGGTACGCTATGCGGCCGAGCACAACATTACCCGCCCCCAAGATTTGCAAAACTTCGATTACGAAGGCTATGCCTTCAATCCCGCCGCTTCCAGTGAACACGAATGGGTTTTCATGCGTAAAGAACAATCCAAATAA
- the smc gene encoding chromosome segregation protein SMC, protein MRLTHIKLSGFKSFTDPTTIHVPGQLVAVIGPNGCGKSNVIDAVRWVLGEASAKQLRGESMQDVIFNGAATRRPAPRASVELVFDNSDHTLQGAWGQYAEVSIKRQLTRQGESTYFINNQVVRRRDITDLFLGTGVGARGYAVIEQGMISRIIEARPEELRAYIEEAAGVSKYKERRKETESRLKDTREHLQRLSDLQSELARQVEKLEKQAETAERYKTLTAQLNQQQDLADYVQWQQSLASADKATAQHQSLQAQQDETAAQIQELAEAVHTLQATEQQQQQSVHDLGNRRGVLREQIARLEEQMRHRRNLSQRIERDRQTAQAQLQRIHQEQQQICGQIEETDLQIEEKQTELAELAMQVAEHEERLPELEAAQNTAASAFQSQQDETARIKRELALKQQQLSHIRHSLQQQQARQGRLQEENQALNLPDEAETTAAQEQAEILQNQQEHYEEQILTAEAQLEQSRLNIQTASEQYQTLQQQHITLTAQQQALSRILSDNRPSEDFWQATGNTDAPQLWQHITAPAPWQHALSVVLAERLHTRAVSADFSLPDPMPKSHAVWLKNTLSGGLKKSLPAQALLNQIQAEPPFQTALHHWLDGVLCAPDLSYALAHQSDLSGNQIWLTPEGHQVDKVSVSLYAESAQENLIAQKARLDSLTAELAALEPRFAAAGHTRDQTRAALETAEAHYKNLQQQQKQHAEQCRQAQQRAAELLLRTNQGQIRREHITQELAQLAEEIQLLNHSADGIGDDIATLTEAAAELEQQQHTLSADRQAQQNRLKQAQLALLETNRRYGLAEVAVHKLQQQKQNLRQQISRLEEQAADLQERQQELALAYETEMQDDEQHIKLEELGEAVHNLDEQYLALQEQLNQTQAQGRERYAAQQTLQAKLPQLQAATQTALLQQQEALINAKRFHQNLMEREADLEALESLAAETGRLHILNTQIGSLAAQIQALGAVNLAALQELEEARERDSYYRSQSEDVQAAIDLLEEAIEQIDGKTKARFKETFDAVNGKVQTFFPTLFGGGEATLKMIGDDLLTAGVSIMARPPGKKNSTIHLLSGGEKALTAMSLVFALFSLNPAPFCLLDEVDAPLDDANTQRFCNLVKEMSTQTQFLYISHNRLTMEMAEQLIGVTMQEKGVSRIVSVDIQQALQMAEPS, encoded by the coding sequence ATGCGCCTCACCCACATCAAACTTTCCGGCTTCAAATCCTTTACCGACCCCACCACCATTCACGTTCCAGGTCAATTGGTAGCCGTTATCGGCCCCAACGGTTGCGGCAAATCCAACGTCATCGATGCCGTACGCTGGGTATTGGGTGAAGCCTCTGCCAAACAATTACGCGGCGAAAGTATGCAAGACGTGATTTTCAACGGAGCCGCCACCCGCCGTCCCGCACCGCGCGCATCGGTAGAATTAGTATTCGACAACAGCGACCACACCCTGCAGGGCGCATGGGGACAATACGCCGAAGTCAGCATCAAACGCCAACTTACCCGACAAGGCGAATCCACTTATTTCATCAACAACCAAGTCGTCCGCCGCCGCGACATCACCGATTTATTTTTAGGAACAGGCGTCGGCGCACGCGGCTACGCCGTCATCGAACAAGGCATGATTTCGCGCATTATCGAAGCACGCCCCGAAGAACTGCGCGCCTATATCGAAGAAGCGGCCGGCGTATCGAAATACAAAGAACGCCGCAAAGAAACCGAAAGCCGTCTGAAAGACACACGCGAACATTTGCAGCGTTTGAGCGATTTGCAAAGCGAACTGGCGCGCCAAGTCGAAAAACTGGAAAAACAGGCAGAAACCGCCGAACGCTACAAAACCCTGACCGCACAGCTCAACCAACAGCAGGACTTGGCAGACTACGTCCAATGGCAGCAGTCTCTCGCATCGGCAGACAAAGCCACGGCGCAACACCAATCCCTGCAGGCACAGCAAGACGAAACCGCCGCACAAATACAGGAGCTGGCAGAAGCCGTCCACACCCTGCAGGCAACCGAGCAGCAGCAACAGCAAAGCGTACACGACCTAGGCAACCGCCGCGGCGTATTGCGCGAACAGATTGCCCGTTTGGAAGAACAAATGCGCCACCGCCGCAACCTGAGCCAACGCATCGAACGCGACCGCCAAACCGCGCAGGCGCAACTTCAGCGCATTCATCAAGAGCAGCAGCAAATTTGCGGTCAAATCGAAGAAACCGACCTGCAAATAGAAGAAAAACAAACCGAACTGGCCGAGCTGGCCATGCAGGTTGCCGAACACGAAGAACGTCTGCCCGAATTGGAAGCCGCACAAAACACCGCCGCCTCCGCTTTTCAAAGCCAGCAGGACGAAACCGCCCGCATCAAACGCGAATTGGCATTAAAACAGCAACAACTTTCCCACATCCGCCACAGTCTGCAGCAGCAACAGGCACGCCAAGGCCGTCTACAAGAAGAAAACCAAGCACTGAACCTGCCCGACGAAGCCGAAACTACCGCAGCGCAAGAGCAGGCGGAAATCCTGCAAAACCAACAAGAACATTACGAAGAACAAATCCTTACCGCCGAAGCACAGCTCGAACAAAGCCGTCTGAATATACAGACGGCCTCCGAGCAATACCAAACCCTGCAACAGCAACACATCACCCTTACCGCGCAGCAGCAGGCCTTAAGCCGGATTTTATCCGACAACCGCCCGTCGGAAGACTTCTGGCAGGCAACCGGCAATACCGATGCGCCACAATTATGGCAACACATTACCGCACCCGCCCCGTGGCAGCACGCCCTGAGCGTCGTCCTTGCCGAACGCCTGCATACCCGTGCCGTATCCGCAGACTTTTCCCTACCCGACCCCATGCCGAAAAGTCATGCCGTCTGGCTGAAAAACACCCTTAGCGGAGGCCTGAAAAAATCCCTGCCCGCGCAAGCCCTGCTTAACCAAATCCAAGCAGAGCCGCCTTTTCAAACAGCCTTACACCATTGGCTGGACGGCGTATTGTGCGCCCCCGACCTGTCTTACGCACTGGCGCACCAATCCGACTTAAGCGGCAACCAAATCTGGCTGACCCCCGAAGGCCACCAAGTCGATAAAGTCAGCGTTTCACTCTATGCCGAATCCGCGCAGGAAAACCTGATTGCACAAAAAGCCCGTTTGGACAGCCTTACCGCCGAACTGGCCGCCCTCGAGCCACGATTTGCCGCCGCCGGACACACCCGCGATCAAACCCGCGCAGCCCTTGAAACCGCCGAGGCACACTACAAAAACCTGCAACAGCAGCAAAAACAACATGCCGAACAATGCCGGCAGGCACAACAACGCGCCGCCGAATTGCTGCTGCGTACCAACCAAGGGCAAATCCGCCGCGAACACATCACGCAAGAGCTGGCACAACTGGCCGAAGAAATACAGCTTCTCAACCATTCTGCAGACGGCATCGGAGACGACATCGCCACTCTTACCGAAGCCGCAGCAGAGTTGGAACAGCAGCAACACACCCTCTCTGCCGACCGCCAAGCGCAGCAAAACCGTCTGAAGCAGGCGCAACTCGCCCTGCTTGAAACCAACCGCCGATACGGTTTGGCAGAAGTAGCCGTTCACAAACTCCAGCAGCAAAAACAAAACCTCCGGCAGCAAATCAGCCGTCTCGAAGAGCAAGCAGCAGATTTGCAGGAACGCCAGCAGGAGTTGGCCCTTGCATACGAAACCGAAATGCAAGACGACGAACAGCACATCAAATTGGAAGAATTGGGCGAAGCCGTACACAATCTGGACGAACAATATCTTGCCTTGCAGGAACAGTTGAACCAAACCCAAGCGCAAGGGCGGGAGCGCTATGCCGCCCAGCAGACCCTGCAAGCCAAGCTGCCGCAGCTCCAAGCCGCCACCCAAACCGCCCTGCTCCAGCAGCAGGAAGCCTTGATTAACGCCAAACGTTTCCACCAAAACCTGATGGAGCGCGAAGCCGATTTGGAAGCCTTGGAAAGCCTTGCCGCCGAAACAGGCCGTCTGCATATTCTGAACACGCAAATCGGCAGTCTTGCCGCGCAAATTCAAGCACTCGGCGCCGTCAACCTTGCTGCCCTGCAAGAATTGGAAGAAGCCCGTGAGCGCGACAGCTATTACCGCAGCCAAAGCGAAGACGTACAGGCAGCCATCGACTTACTGGAAGAAGCCATCGAGCAAATCGACGGCAAAACCAAAGCACGCTTCAAAGAAACCTTCGATGCGGTCAACGGAAAAGTACAAACCTTCTTCCCGACCCTGTTCGGCGGCGGAGAAGCCACCCTGAAAATGATAGGCGACGATTTGCTGACCGCCGGCGTATCCATCATGGCGCGTCCGCCCGGTAAGAAAAACAGCACCATCCATCTTTTGAGCGGCGGGGAAAAAGCCCTGACCGCCATGAGTTTGGTCTTCGCCCTGTTCAGCCTCAACCCTGCTCCTTTCTGTCTTTTAGACGAAGTTGATGCGCCGCTCGACGATGCCAACACCCAGCGTTTCTGCAATCTGGTCAAAGAAATGAGTACGCAAACACAGTTCCTCTACATTTCCCACAACCGGCTGACCATGGAAATGGCCGAGCAGCTCATCGGCGTAACCATGCAGGAAAAAGGCGTATCGCGCATCGTATCGGTCGATATTCAGCAAGCACTGCAAATGGCAGAACCTTCATAA
- a CDS encoding deoxyguanosinetriphosphate triphosphohydrolase has product MNWKNLLSTTRFRVKDGEITPTVTPSSQEGADALRTDFHIDYDRVVFSGAFRRLGRKTQVHPLAEHDLTHNRLTHSVEVASVGRSLGNRVGVMLQAGGFLPQGNTPSDIGAVVQVACLAHDLGNPPFGHTGEDALRDWFRRPEHSRYLQGLSEAERSDVQTYEGNAHSLRILASLEMYRNKGGMRLTAATIGTLLKYPWTTLHPNGRKKFNIYQTELPFIKRVADELGLIESGNAHWSRHPLSYLMEAADDICYALLDLEDAVELDLLSDTEVESILSELTFTESTWHAQSSRQRCAMLRGIAIGRAIEDVAQTFMMHQQDLLNGQFQGKDLLALCSPEVQNTLEKAKELARTRIFRHHTKLITEIATFPCLGMLLDLLVPAAHAMLVDKKTDLRQTLALELLKNDDPIVETDTPYQAYMKILDFVGGMTDNKAAKMAQDLSGLGMLR; this is encoded by the coding sequence ATGAATTGGAAAAACCTGCTTTCCACTACCCGCTTCCGTGTTAAAGACGGCGAAATCACGCCAACCGTTACCCCTTCTTCGCAAGAAGGTGCAGACGCATTGCGTACCGATTTCCACATCGACTACGACCGTGTCGTTTTCTCCGGCGCGTTCAGGCGGCTGGGGCGCAAAACACAGGTACACCCGCTGGCCGAACACGATTTGACCCACAACCGCCTGACCCACAGCGTAGAAGTGGCCAGCGTCGGCCGCAGCTTGGGCAACCGTGTCGGCGTGATGTTGCAGGCAGGCGGCTTCCTGCCTCAGGGCAATACCCCGAGCGACATCGGCGCGGTGGTTCAAGTGGCGTGTCTGGCGCATGATTTGGGCAATCCTCCGTTCGGACATACTGGAGAAGATGCACTGCGCGACTGGTTCCGCCGCCCCGAACACAGCCGCTATTTGCAAGGACTGAGCGAAGCCGAACGCAGCGATGTACAAACCTACGAAGGCAACGCCCACAGCTTGCGGATTCTGGCCAGCTTGGAAATGTACCGCAACAAAGGCGGTATGCGGCTCACCGCTGCAACCATCGGAACGCTGCTGAAATATCCGTGGACCACCCTGCACCCGAACGGCAGGAAAAAATTCAATATTTACCAAACCGAATTGCCCTTTATCAAACGGGTGGCAGACGAATTGGGCTTGATTGAATCAGGTAATGCCCATTGGAGCCGCCACCCGCTTTCCTACCTGATGGAAGCGGCAGACGACATCTGCTATGCGCTGTTGGATTTGGAAGATGCCGTAGAATTGGACTTGCTCAGCGATACCGAAGTCGAAAGCATACTGTCCGAACTGACCTTTACAGAAAGCACATGGCACGCGCAATCCAGCCGCCAGCGTTGCGCCATGTTGCGCGGCATTGCCATCGGCAGAGCCATCGAAGATGTGGCACAAACCTTTATGATGCACCAGCAAGACCTGCTGAACGGGCAGTTTCAAGGCAAAGACTTGCTGGCTCTGTGCAGCCCCGAAGTGCAAAACACATTGGAAAAAGCCAAGGAGCTGGCGCGTACGCGGATTTTCCGCCACCACACCAAACTGATTACCGAAATCGCCACCTTCCCCTGCTTGGGCATGCTGCTGGATTTGCTTGTCCCCGCCGCCCATGCGATGCTGGTCGATAAAAAAACCGACCTCCGGCAAACTTTAGCTTTGGAGCTGCTGAAAAACGACGATCCGATTGTCGAAACCGATACCCCGTATCAGGCCTATATGAAAATCTTGGATTTTGTCGGCGGCATGACCGACAACAAAGCCGCAAAAATGGCACAAGATTTATCGGGCTTGGGAATGCTGCGTTAA
- a CDS encoding tautomerase family protein — MPYVNIKVTGDSEAPTAEQKAELIHGVTDLLSKVLNKNPETTVVVIDEVPMDNWGLGGESITVRRKANR, encoded by the coding sequence ATGCCCTACGTCAACATCAAAGTAACCGGCGACAGTGAAGCACCGACTGCCGAACAAAAAGCCGAACTGATTCACGGCGTTACCGACTTGCTGTCAAAAGTCTTAAACAAAAACCCCGAAACCACCGTAGTCGTTATCGACGAAGTCCCAATGGACAACTGGGGGCTGGGCGGCGAAAGCATAACCGTCCGCCGCAAAGCAAACCGATAA